A part of Bacteroidota bacterium genomic DNA contains:
- a CDS encoding polysaccharide deacetylase family protein yields the protein MYSVRPNWLMRKLYPSAVWRIPTKEKKIFLTFDDGPVPEITPWVLSTLKQFNAKATFFCVGENVEKHPEVFRQIISEGHSIGNHTYNHLNGWKTKKENYLENIERCNRIIKSQIPSTKAQEKKLFRPPYGRIKNSQFSILNSQYSVVMWDVLSGDFDATTSEEKCLKNVLTKTREGSIVVFHDSMKAKRNLFYTLPKFLTCFFENGYQFKHLNSSDFCRQ from the coding sequence ATGTATTCTGTTCGTCCGAATTGGCTGATGAGAAAATTATATCCGTCAGCTGTTTGGCGCATTCCCACCAAAGAGAAAAAAATTTTTCTCACGTTTGATGATGGTCCCGTTCCTGAAATTACTCCATGGGTTCTTTCCACACTGAAACAATTTAATGCTAAAGCAACTTTTTTTTGCGTGGGAGAAAATGTTGAAAAGCATCCGGAAGTTTTCCGGCAAATAATTTCAGAAGGACATTCCATTGGTAATCATACTTACAATCATCTTAACGGCTGGAAAACAAAAAAAGAAAATTATTTAGAGAACATCGAAAGATGTAATAGAATTATCAAGTCCCAAATTCCAAGTACCAAGGCGCAAGAAAAAAAATTATTCAGACCACCGTATGGAAGAATAAAAAACTCTCAATTCTCAATCCTCAATTCTCAATACTCAGTAGTGATGTGGGATGTGCTGAGCGGTGATTTTGATGCAACTACTTCCGAAGAAAAATGTTTGAAGAATGTTTTAACTAAAACAAGAGAGGGTTCTATCGTAGTTTTTCACGACAGCATGAAGGCAAAGAGAAATTTATTTTACACTCTTCCAAAATTTCTAACATGCTTTTTTGAAAACGGATACCAATTCAAGCATCTAAATTCATCGGACTTTTGCCGGCAGTAA
- a CDS encoding DUF2723 domain-containing protein — protein MEQKYQKFNNILGWLIFIAASIVYLSTIEPTASFWDCGEYIACSYKLEVGHPPGAPLFILLGRIFSLLSFGDVSKVPYMVNTMSGLMSAGTILFLFWTITAFTKRIIANTAEEITDGKIFAILGSGLVGAMAYCFSDSFWFSAVEGEVYASSSFFTAVIFWAVLKWETVADEPRSDRWIILVFFLLGLAIGVHLLGILVIPPLVFVYYFKKYKVTRKSFIIAGIISVGVLGIVQSIIIPWVVELSAKFELLFVNSFGLPFNSGTIIYFIALIGAIYWGLRYTQKKKKVFWNTMILCFTALLIGYSSFFVLIIRSKANPPIDENNPENAISLLSYLKREQYGDWPILYGQYFNAPLYYGKDVDPNAEPLYSIDRDDPTPHYVDGDPVYDRDEKAGKYVVVDDRKDSKPNYDKRFCTFFPRMWSQQSNHERAYKTWADIKGIPIAIRNPSTGEPETLMKPTFWENLKYFWSYQVVHMYLRYFMWNYAGRQNDVQGHGIEYSSRIEGNWISGISFLDELRLGPQDKLPESVSQSKANNKLYFLPLLLGLIGLLYHYKKDKENWFVVMLLFLLTGIAIVIYLNQYPYQPRERDYAYAGSTYAFAIWIGMGVAAIWEFLGKKMQNEKLRAILTTSLCFLLVPVIMGKEEWNDHSRARRYTCRDFAADYLNSCAPNAILFTNGDNDTFPLWYVQEVEGIRTDVRVINLSLANTDWYIAQLRRKQYDSDVIPLLLDQSKYAQGNRDFVPIRSRPELKDQFVNLKEMVTLVGSEDARAKISWGEKPINYLPTTKFRLPVDSSNFLKTLQKKIDNPATQNPKNDSSLTKEISGSTIARHPKILPAIEWDMGKKGYIMKNDLLVLDILAANNWTRPVYFAVTVGPDAFVGLEKYFQIEGLAYRIVPYELPSGGQPRVATDLMYENIVDKSKWGGLDKNEVWMDENNIRMALTMRMQMRTLALSLVQEGKKDAALKVLRKELEVLPEKNVPYYWDPITYTYYLIQAFYMADGKEDAIKLSKRFFDIMEEDTEYALSVRKKEPTALQPYLDDRLDMMQQLISDAHRFTADAHAKELEERFKKYESLITQSPEQKQMPHRRR, from the coding sequence GTGGAACAAAAATATCAGAAGTTCAATAACATTCTCGGCTGGCTAATTTTCATTGCTGCATCTATTGTTTATCTCTCCACTATTGAACCCACCGCGAGTTTTTGGGATTGCGGTGAATACATCGCGTGTTCCTATAAATTAGAAGTCGGTCATCCTCCGGGCGCTCCACTTTTTATTTTGCTCGGAAGAATTTTTTCTCTTCTCTCTTTTGGAGATGTAAGTAAAGTTCCCTACATGGTGAATACGATGTCCGGCTTAATGAGCGCTGGAACAATTTTATTTTTATTCTGGACAATTACGGCTTTTACAAAAAGAATTATTGCCAATACTGCTGAAGAAATAACCGATGGAAAAATATTTGCTATTCTCGGAAGCGGATTAGTTGGTGCAATGGCGTATTGCTTTTCCGATTCATTTTGGTTTTCAGCCGTGGAAGGTGAAGTATACGCCTCTTCTTCATTTTTCACAGCAGTAATTTTTTGGGCAGTGCTTAAATGGGAAACAGTTGCAGACGAACCGCGTTCTGACCGCTGGATAATTTTAGTTTTCTTTTTGCTCGGGCTTGCCATCGGAGTTCATCTTCTCGGAATTCTTGTAATTCCTCCGCTGGTTTTTGTTTACTATTTCAAAAAATATAAAGTCACAAGAAAAAGTTTCATCATTGCCGGAATTATTTCTGTCGGAGTTTTAGGAATAGTTCAAAGCATAATAATTCCCTGGGTGGTTGAACTTTCTGCCAAGTTTGAATTATTGTTTGTGAATTCATTCGGACTTCCTTTCAACTCGGGAACCATAATTTATTTCATTGCTCTCATCGGAGCAATTTATTGGGGATTGCGCTATACGCAGAAGAAGAAAAAAGTTTTTTGGAACACCATGATTCTTTGCTTCACCGCACTGCTCATTGGCTATTCTTCTTTCTTCGTTCTCATCATTCGTTCCAAAGCAAATCCTCCTATTGATGAAAATAATCCGGAGAATGCAATTTCACTTCTCTCGTATCTGAAGCGCGAGCAGTATGGCGACTGGCCCATTCTTTACGGACAATATTTCAATGCTCCGCTCTACTATGGAAAAGATGTTGACCCGAATGCCGAACCGCTTTATAGCATTGACCGCGATGACCCCACTCCGCATTATGTGGATGGCGACCCGGTTTATGACCGCGATGAGAAGGCGGGAAAATATGTGGTGGTGGATGACCGCAAAGATTCCAAACCGAATTATGATAAACGCTTCTGCACTTTTTTTCCGCGTATGTGGAGCCAGCAAAGCAACCATGAGCGCGCATACAAAACATGGGCGGATATAAAAGGAATTCCCATCGCAATCAGAAATCCAAGTACGGGTGAGCCGGAAACGCTGATGAAGCCAACCTTTTGGGAAAACCTAAAATATTTTTGGAGTTACCAGGTAGTGCACATGTATTTGCGATACTTCATGTGGAATTACGCGGGAAGGCAAAACGATGTGCAGGGCCACGGCATTGAATATTCCAGCCGCATAGAAGGCAACTGGATTAGCGGAATTTCTTTTCTGGATGAACTTCGTTTGGGTCCGCAGGATAAATTGCCTGAAAGCGTTTCGCAAAGCAAAGCCAATAACAAACTTTATTTTCTTCCGCTTCTTCTCGGATTAATCGGGTTGCTTTATCACTATAAAAAAGATAAAGAGAACTGGTTTGTTGTGATGTTATTATTTTTACTTACAGGAATTGCCATTGTAATTTATCTGAATCAATATCCGTATCAGCCGCGCGAACGTGATTACGCCTATGCGGGCTCTACGTATGCTTTCGCCATCTGGATTGGAATGGGAGTTGCCGCCATCTGGGAATTTCTCGGAAAGAAAATGCAGAATGAAAAATTGCGCGCAATACTTACAACTTCACTTTGTTTTCTTCTTGTTCCTGTTATCATGGGAAAGGAAGAATGGAATGACCATAGCCGCGCGAGAAGATATACATGCAGAGATTTTGCTGCCGACTATTTAAACTCCTGTGCGCCCAACGCAATTCTTTTCACCAATGGCGATAACGATACATTTCCGCTCTGGTACGTGCAGGAAGTGGAAGGCATCCGCACCGATGTGCGTGTAATAAATCTTTCGCTGGCAAACACCGATTGGTACATTGCGCAGTTGCGAAGAAAACAATACGATTCGGATGTGATTCCGCTTTTGCTTGACCAAAGCAAATACGCGCAGGGTAACCGCGATTTTGTTCCCATTCGTTCGCGCCCCGAACTCAAAGACCAGTTTGTGAATTTGAAAGAAATGGTAACGCTGGTGGGAAGCGAAGATGCGCGCGCAAAAATTTCGTGGGGAGAAAAACCAATTAATTATTTGCCGACTACAAAATTCCGTTTGCCCGTTGACTCTTCAAACTTTTTGAAAACGCTTCAGAAAAAAATTGATAATCCCGCTACGCAAAATCCGAAAAATGATTCTTCGCTCACAAAAGAAATTTCCGGTTCCACTATTGCCCGCCATCCAAAAATTCTTCCCGCCATTGAATGGGACATGGGCAAGAAAGGATATATAATGAAAAATGATTTGCTCGTGCTCGACATTCTTGCGGCAAACAATTGGACTCGTCCGGTTTATTTTGCAGTTACGGTTGGACCTGATGCCTTTGTCGGACTTGAAAAATATTTTCAGATTGAAGGGCTCGCTTATCGGATTGTTCCCTATGAATTGCCTTCGGGCGGACAGCCGCGCGTTGCCACCGATTTGATGTACGAAAATATTGTGGACAAATCAAAATGGGGTGGCCTTGATAAAAATGAAGTGTGGATGGATGAAAACAATATTCGCATGGCGCTCACTATGCGGATGCAAATGCGCACGCTCGCCTTGTCACTCGTTCAGGAAGGAAAAAAAGATGCAGCGCTCAAAGTTTTGAGAAAAGAATTAGAAGTTCTTCCCGAAAAGAATGTACCTTATTATTGGGACCCGATTACTTATACTTATTATTTGATTCAGGCATTTTACATGGCAGATGGAAAAGAAGATGCAATAAAACTTTCAAAAAGATTTTTTGACATCATGGAAGAAGATACTGAATATGCATTGTCTGTCCGCAAGAAAGAACCCACTGCATTGCAGCCCTACCTCGATGACCGGCTTGACATGATGCAGCAATTAATTTCAGATGCGCACCGCTTTACTGCCGATGCCCATGCGAAAGAACTGGAAGAGCGTTTCAAAAAATATGAATCGCTCATTACGCAAAGTCCCGAGCAAAAACAAATGCCGCACAGGCGCAGATAA
- a CDS encoding gliding motility-associated C-terminal domain-containing protein — MKKILLLVFFLPGFLFSQINSYPFLDKNLQPIHIQPPTKKCEYKMDAGAEEWWQINKLVKDSLSTLACMPPNPTSINCGQVISFNLTATGYVGGNPTSGNAGCNPCCYTGSDLDCDGVQDVPFSVENSQWFKYCNNVCSSQTVTVCADEPGTGNQCNIQGACWVGSTFNSTTLECSNPQYQYYDSNPGGAADGWCFSGVVIPQGQCVYFMVDGYAGSTCNSVSVSVTCQCPCVTPTVTSTQNNINCNGQCTGTATASGSGATAPYTYSWSSGQTTSAVTGLCAGTFSVTVTDANGCSKTQTITITQPAVLTASVTGTNPNCNGGTGSACVTAGGGTPNYTYAWNPSGGNSSCATNLSAGNYTVTVTDSKGCTKTATVSITAPPLLTASIGSSTSINCNGSCTGSASVSAGGGTPAYTYSWNPSGGNSSSATGLCAGNYTVTVTDSKGCTKTATVSIAQPTTLTASIGSSTSVNCNGACTGTASATAGGGSPAYTYAWSPSGGNSSSATGLCAGNYTVTVTDSKGCTKTASVSITQPAALTSTATSTNPNCNGGTGSATITAGGGNPSYTYSWNPSGGSSSTATGLSAGNYTVTVTDSKGCTKTATVNITVPAALTASSTSTNPNCNGGTGSACVTAGGGTPAYTYAWSPSGGNSSCATGLSAGNYTVTVTDSKGCTKTSTISVTQPAILTASISSTTNPNCNTGTGSACVSAGGGTPNYTYAWNPSGGNSSCATGLSAGNYTVTVTDANGCTKTSTVSITQPAALSVSVTTSTATCGNNNGSASATVSGGNPTYTYSWSNGQTTTNATGLTAGTYTLTVTDASGCTKTALANISNTGSPTANISPVVNVSCNGGSNGSATVNVTSGTSPFTYLWNSGQTTSTVTGLSAGNYQVTVTDGLGCVVIVTVTITQPAALSTTVTPTQVSCNGGNNGSATINVSGGTPNYTYSWNPSGGSSSTATGLLAGNFTVTITDGNGCTTTATTAVTQPNALTATISSASVICNGGNNGSASVTAGGGTPNYTYAWNPSGGSSSSATGLSSGNYTVTITDANGCTKTATVNISQPAALTVSVSATTNACNNGNNGSATVNGSGGIPSYTYVWNNGQSSQTATGLSPGNYTATVTDANGCTSSVVATVTNSGITANISGATTICSGTNVTLTASGGTNYSWSTTATTSSIVVSPTTTTNYSVIASSGSCADTTSATITVAPSVTATVTSNAAICIGDTITLTASGGGNYSWSNGSTNSSIMVNPTSTTNYSVTVSSGSCSDNAATTVTVNPLPTITISGNTTICSGTSATLTASGGNNYSWNTGATTSSITISPSANTSYTVNVTDANGCSNVDSINIKLDSVTAIAPSQFICKGGTATLTASGGNSYSWSTGATTSSIIVSPTMNTSYTVNVSDGICSDTALVNVNVISTVAAAISGQDTICDGSVVTLTATGGTTYSWNTGATTSTIVISPSSTTTYSVIASISSCYEDTSFTVTVLPSPLASASSPSTICLGGSATLTASGGGTYSWSNGSTTSSIVVTPTTTTNYTVTVASANGCTDTASVLVTTTPNINPTVTPLAICQGDSALLTASGGGTYSWSNGATTSSVYVSPTTTTSYTVMVVNGVCTASAVATVTVTSSITATISGQMSVCPGGSTTLSAMGGSSFTWSTGATTTSIVVTPSASSTYSVITSSSSCADTASATVTVNPKPTINISGPDTLCVGQLDSLVATGGISYNWSTGDTNDTILIAPTVTTNYSLTVTDANGCSDTASFTVITLPNIVANVTPSAICPGDSAVLSATGGGNYVWSTGATTSSIVVYPTSTTSYTVNVTNGFCSASAVATVTVTSSIVAIVSGPNSICSGSNATLTASGGSGFSWSTGQTTASISVSPTANTSYTVTVFSGSCSDDTTITITVNPLPTAAIAGATSICAGQSVTLTASGGTNYSWSNGQTGSSIVVSPSSTSNYSVTVTDASGCSNATSASISVSSVTASISGAATICAGQSATLSVSGGTNYSWSNGSTTSSINVNPNTTTNYSVIVSNGSGCLDTATTTVTVSSPPAASTNGNATICSGDNVTLTASGGGNYSWSNGQTTSSIVVNPAASSSYTVFVFVGNCSDTATATVNVNAGPTANAGASVTINIGNSTMLNGSGGGTYSWDPATGLSCSNCQNPVANPSVTTNYCLFVTDANGCDDSACVTVYVNYSLCKPIYLPNAFSPNGDLANDVLYVYGNCIKEMKLIIYDRWGEKVYEGTDPAEGWNGVYNGKIEDSAVFTYYLTYTLTNKESGSKKGNISLVR; from the coding sequence TTGAAAAAAATTTTACTGCTTGTTTTTTTTCTTCCCGGATTTCTTTTCTCCCAGATAAATTCATATCCTTTCCTCGACAAAAATCTTCAGCCGATTCACATTCAACCGCCAACTAAAAAGTGCGAATACAAAATGGATGCAGGCGCTGAAGAATGGTGGCAAATTAACAAGTTGGTGAAAGATTCACTTTCAACACTTGCCTGCATGCCTCCCAATCCAACCAGTATTAATTGCGGACAAGTTATCTCTTTTAATCTTACTGCAACCGGATATGTTGGAGGAAATCCTACGAGTGGAAATGCCGGTTGCAATCCATGCTGCTACACCGGCTCGGATTTGGATTGTGATGGAGTGCAGGACGTTCCTTTCTCGGTAGAAAATTCACAATGGTTTAAGTATTGCAATAATGTTTGCTCATCGCAGACAGTAACCGTTTGTGCCGATGAACCCGGCACTGGTAATCAATGCAACATTCAGGGCGCCTGCTGGGTTGGTTCCACTTTTAATTCTACTACGCTGGAGTGTAGTAATCCACAATATCAATATTACGATAGCAATCCCGGTGGCGCTGCTGATGGGTGGTGTTTTAGCGGTGTAGTGATTCCGCAAGGTCAATGTGTTTATTTTATGGTGGATGGATACGCAGGTTCTACTTGCAATTCGGTGAGTGTTTCTGTTACTTGTCAATGCCCTTGCGTTACTCCGACTGTTACTTCTACTCAGAATAATATTAACTGCAACGGACAATGCACCGGTACTGCAACTGCGAGTGGTTCCGGGGCAACGGCACCGTATACGTATTCATGGAGCAGCGGGCAAACTACTTCTGCGGTAACAGGGCTTTGTGCCGGAACTTTTTCCGTAACTGTTACCGATGCCAACGGATGTTCAAAAACACAAACCATTACCATCACGCAACCCGCAGTTCTCACCGCCTCGGTTACCGGAACAAATCCCAACTGCAACGGTGGAACAGGAAGTGCCTGTGTAACAGCAGGAGGCGGAACTCCGAATTACACGTATGCATGGAATCCCAGCGGAGGAAATTCTTCCTGCGCTACAAATCTCTCCGCTGGAAATTACACAGTCACTGTCACCGATTCGAAAGGGTGTACGAAAACCGCAACGGTCAGCATCACTGCGCCTCCATTGCTAACGGCAAGCATCGGTTCATCCACTTCTATTAATTGCAATGGCTCTTGTACAGGAAGTGCATCTGTTTCCGCAGGAGGCGGAACTCCTGCTTATACATATTCCTGGAATCCGAGCGGAGGAAATTCTTCTTCAGCCACCGGACTCTGCGCGGGAAATTATACTGTCACAGTTACAGATTCAAAAGGCTGTACGAAAACTGCAACCGTCAGCATTGCACAGCCAACTACTCTTACTGCAAGCATTGGTTCATCCACTTCAGTGAATTGCAACGGTGCCTGCACAGGAACTGCATCGGCTACGGCAGGCGGAGGAAGCCCCGCATACACTTATGCATGGAGCCCGAGCGGAGGAAATTCTTCTTCCGCCACAGGATTATGCGCAGGAAATTACACCGTCACAGTTACTGATTCAAAGGGCTGCACGAAAACAGCAAGCGTAAGCATCACGCAACCCGCTGCGCTTACTTCTACTGCCACTTCCACAAATCCAAACTGCAACGGAGGAACAGGAAGTGCAACCATCACTGCAGGCGGAGGAAACCCTTCTTATACTTATTCGTGGAATCCAAGCGGAGGAAGTTCATCCACTGCCACAGGACTTTCAGCAGGAAATTATACAGTGACAGTTACCGATTCGAAGGGATGTACAAAAACTGCAACCGTAAATATTACTGTACCTGCTGCACTCACTGCATCTTCAACTTCCACTAATCCGAATTGCAACGGAGGAACCGGAAGTGCCTGCGTAACTGCTGGCGGAGGAACTCCCGCCTATACTTATGCATGGAGCCCGAGCGGGGGAAATTCTTCCTGCGCCACGGGTTTGTCGGCAGGAAATTATACGGTGACGGTAACAGATTCGAAAGGATGTACAAAAACTTCTACCATCAGCGTAACGCAGCCCGCAATTCTTACCGCTTCCATTTCTTCTACCACAAACCCGAATTGCAATACCGGAACCGGAAGCGCCTGCGTTTCTGCCGGAGGCGGAACTCCGAATTATACTTACGCTTGGAACCCGAGCGGAGGAAATTCTTCCTGCGCCACAGGATTATCGGCAGGAAATTATACGGTGACGGTAACAGATGCAAACGGCTGCACAAAAACTTCCACCGTCAGCATTACCCAGCCGGCTGCACTCAGTGTTTCGGTTACAACCAGCACCGCCACCTGCGGAAATAATAACGGAAGCGCATCGGCAACTGTTTCGGGAGGAAATCCCACTTATACCTATTCATGGAGTAACGGGCAAACAACTACAAACGCAACAGGGCTCACTGCCGGAACTTACACACTCACCGTTACCGATGCAAGCGGCTGCACAAAAACTGCGCTTGCGAATATTTCAAACACCGGCTCGCCCACTGCTAATATTTCTCCGGTTGTAAATGTTTCGTGCAACGGAGGAAGCAACGGCTCGGCAACTGTAAATGTAACTTCTGGAACTTCGCCATTCACTTATTTGTGGAACAGCGGGCAAACTACTTCAACCGTTACAGGATTATCGGCAGGAAATTATCAGGTCACAGTTACAGATGGCTTAGGATGTGTTGTGATTGTGACGGTAACCATTACGCAGCCCGCAGCACTTTCAACTACAGTTACTCCCACGCAAGTAAGTTGCAACGGAGGCAATAACGGAAGCGCAACAATTAATGTAAGCGGTGGAACTCCTAATTATACATATTCGTGGAATCCGAGCGGGGGTAGTTCATCTACTGCTACGGGATTATTGGCAGGAAATTTTACAGTGACAATCACTGATGGAAACGGATGCACAACAACCGCAACCACTGCCGTCACGCAGCCGAATGCTTTGACCGCGACAATTTCTTCCGCATCCGTGATCTGCAATGGAGGAAACAACGGAAGCGCATCAGTTACTGCGGGCGGAGGAACTCCGAATTACACTTACGCATGGAATCCAAGCGGAGGAAGTTCTTCTTCTGCCACAGGATTATCTTCGGGAAATTATACGGTAACAATTACCGATGCAAACGGATGCACGAAAACTGCAACGGTAAATATTTCTCAGCCCGCAGCGCTCACGGTTTCTGTTTCAGCAACAACGAATGCCTGCAACAATGGCAATAATGGAAGCGCAACCGTGAATGGAAGCGGAGGAATTCCTTCTTATACATATGTGTGGAACAACGGGCAATCATCACAAACTGCTACCGGGCTTTCTCCGGGAAATTATACAGCCACCGTTACCGATGCAAACGGATGCACTTCATCAGTTGTCGCAACGGTTACCAACAGCGGCATCACAGCAAATATTTCAGGCGCAACAACTATTTGCAGCGGAACGAATGTAACGCTCACCGCATCGGGAGGAACAAATTATTCGTGGAGCACAACTGCTACAACTTCTTCTATTGTTGTAAGCCCGACCACTACTACAAATTATTCGGTGATTGCTTCGAGCGGAAGTTGTGCCGATACCACATCGGCAACAATTACGGTTGCTCCATCGGTTACCGCAACTGTCACTTCCAACGCTGCAATTTGTATCGGAGATACTATTACGCTTACGGCATCGGGTGGAGGAAATTATTCCTGGAGCAATGGCTCTACTAATTCTTCGATTATGGTTAATCCAACTTCCACAACAAATTATTCTGTGACTGTTTCAAGCGGAAGTTGTTCGGATAATGCTGCAACAACTGTAACAGTAAATCCGCTTCCGACAATAACTATTTCAGGAAACACAACTATTTGTTCAGGCACTTCAGCAACGCTCACTGCATCGGGAGGAAATAATTATTCGTGGAATACGGGAGCGACTACTTCTTCCATCACAATTTCACCCAGTGCAAACACAAGTTACACGGTGAATGTAACCGATGCAAACGGATGTTCGAATGTTGATTCCATAAATATTAAACTTGATTCTGTGACTGCCATTGCGCCTTCGCAGTTCATTTGCAAAGGAGGAACCGCAACGCTCACTGCTTCGGGAGGAAATTCATATTCGTGGAGCACGGGTGCAACCACTTCTTCCATCATCGTTTCGCCAACTATGAATACAAGTTATACTGTAAATGTTTCGGATGGAATTTGCAGCGATACTGCGCTGGTGAATGTGAATGTCATTTCAACTGTGGCTGCCGCTATCAGCGGGCAAGATACCATTTGCGATGGAAGTGTTGTAACTCTTACAGCAACCGGAGGAACAACTTATTCATGGAACACGGGCGCTACAACTTCCACCATTGTAATTTCTCCGAGTTCAACTACAACGTATTCAGTGATTGCATCCATCAGTTCGTGCTATGAAGACACTTCATTCACTGTAACTGTTCTTCCTTCGCCATTGGCATCGGCATCTTCTCCTTCTACAATTTGTTTGGGAGGAAGCGCAACGCTTACTGCATCGGGCGGAGGAACTTATTCCTGGAGCAACGGTTCGACAACTTCTTCCATTGTTGTCACTCCGACTACAACTACAAATTATACAGTAACTGTTGCGAGCGCGAACGGATGCACCGATACTGCGAGTGTTTTAGTCACTACCACTCCGAATATAAATCCAACCGTAACTCCATTGGCAATCTGCCAGGGCGACAGCGCGCTGCTCACTGCATCGGGCGGTGGAACTTATTCATGGAGCAATGGTGCGACCACTTCTTCTGTATATGTTTCTCCGACAACAACTACTTCTTACACGGTTATGGTTGTGAACGGAGTGTGCACGGCAAGCGCTGTGGCAACTGTTACGGTTACGAGCAGTATTACTGCAACTATCAGCGGGCAAATGTCTGTTTGTCCCGGAGGAAGTACCACTTTATCTGCAATGGGCGGTTCCTCGTTCACGTGGAGTACAGGTGCAACTACTACTTCGATTGTTGTAACTCCGAGCGCGTCTTCAACTTATTCTGTAATTACTTCGAGCAGTTCATGTGCGGATACGGCTTCTGCAACTGTAACGGTGAATCCGAAACCTACTATAAATATTTCAGGACCTGATACTCTTTGCGTGGGTCAACTTGATTCGCTGGTTGCAACCGGAGGAATCAGTTACAACTGGAGCACAGGCGATACGAATGATACCATTCTGATTGCGCCAACAGTTACCACAAATTATTCGTTGACGGTTACGGATGCAAACGGATGTTCGGATACGGCTTCATTCACTGTGATTACACTTCCGAATATTGTTGCCAATGTTACACCTTCTGCAATTTGCCCGGGCGACAGTGCGGTGCTTAGCGCAACAGGCGGGGGAAATTATGTATGGAGTACGGGCGCGACCACTTCTTCGATTGTGGTTTATCCGACTTCAACAACTTCTTATACGGTGAATGTTACGAATGGATTTTGCTCGGCAAGCGCGGTGGCGACCGTTACTGTTACATCGAGCATTGTTGCAATCGTGAGCGGACCAAATTCAATTTGCAGCGGAAGTAATGCAACACTTACTGCATCGGGCGGTTCAGGATTTTCCTGGAGTACGGGACAAACTACCGCTTCAATTTCAGTTTCTCCCACAGCGAACACATCTTATACGGTGACTGTTTTCAGCGGCTCGTGCTCGGATGATACAACAATTACCATAACTGTAAATCCGTTACCAACTGCTGCAATTGCAGGTGCAACCTCAATTTGCGCAGGACAATCAGTAACGCTTACTGCAAGCGGTGGAACAAATTATTCCTGGAGCAATGGACAGACAGGTTCTTCGATTGTGGTTTCTCCGAGTTCAACTTCAAATTATTCGGTGACGGTTACTGATGCGAGCGGTTGTTCAAACGCAACTTCGGCAAGTATTTCTGTTTCCTCTGTAACTGCAAGCATTTCAGGCGCAGCAACTATTTGCGCTGGGCAAAGCGCTACACTCAGTGTATCGGGCGGAACAAATTATTCGTGGAGTAATGGTTCGACAACTTCTTCCATTAATGTAAATCCAAACACCACAACAAATTATTCTGTGATTGTTTCAAACGGAAGCGGATGTTTGGATACAGCAACAACAACCGTAACTGTTTCTTCTCCTCCGGCAGCATCTACAAATGGAAATGCTACAATTTGTTCGGGCGATAATGTAACGCTCACTGCATCGGGAGGAGGAAATTATTCCTGGAGCAACGGGCAGACAACTTCTTCGATTGTTGTAAATCCGGCAGCAAGTTCTTCTTACACTGTATTTGTTTTCGTTGGAAATTGTTCTGACACTGCAACTGCCACTGTAAATGTAAATGCCGGACCAACTGCGAATGCAGGAGCAAGTGTTACTATTAATATAGGAAACAGCACTATGTTGAATGGTTCTGGAGGAGGAACTTATAGTTGGGACCCTGCAACGGGATTAAGTTGTTCGAACTGTCAGAATCCCGTAGCGAATCCGAGCGTAACAACTAATTATTGTTTGTTTGTTACTGATGCAAACGGATGCGATGATTCTGCCTGCGTGACGGTTTATGTGAACTATAGTTTATGCAAGCCGATTTATTTGCCGAATGCTTTTTCCCCGAATGGAGATTTGGCAAACGATGTGCTTTATGTTTACGGCAACTGCATCAAGGAAATGAAACTTATCATCTATGACCGCTGGGGAGAAAAAGTTTACGAAGGAACTGACCCTGCGGAAGGATGGAACGGAGTTTACAACGGAAAAATTGAGGACTCAGCCGTATTTACTTATTATCTTACGTATACGCTTACTAACAAGGAAAGCGGAAGCAAAAAAGGAAATATAAGTTTGGTTCGCTGA